A genomic stretch from Arthrobacter sp. KBS0702 includes:
- the sdhC gene encoding succinate dehydrogenase, cytochrome b556 subunit: MWSWVGHRVTGVVIFFFLLVHVLDTSLVRVSPEAYTAVIGAYKNPLMALGETGLVAAIVFHAFNGLRIIAVDFWKKGAKYQRQMLWTVLALWVVVMVGFSIRHLSLAFGGH; encoded by the coding sequence ATGTGGTCCTGGGTTGGACACCGCGTTACCGGTGTAGTGATCTTTTTCTTCTTGTTGGTCCACGTGCTGGACACCTCATTGGTGCGTGTGTCCCCCGAGGCCTACACCGCCGTGATCGGTGCCTACAAGAACCCCCTTATGGCCCTGGGTGAAACGGGCCTTGTCGCAGCGATCGTGTTCCACGCCTTCAACGGCCTGCGGATCATCGCCGTCGACTTCTGGAAGAAGGGCGCGAAGTACCAGCGCCAGATGCTGTGGACGGTCCTGGCCCTCTGGGTCGTCGTCATGGTCGGCTTCTCCATCCGCCACCTGTCCCTCGCCTTCGGAGGTCACTAA
- a CDS encoding NADP-dependent oxidoreductase: MSNETTTIPTTTREIQLASRPHGRPVPENFRLAESALPDLQDGQVLVRNLFISVDPYMRGRMNDVKSYSAPFALDAAMEGGAVGEVIATRSADREVGDTVVHSLGWREYAVLDAAATTPARTDLAPASAFLGALGMTGLTAYAGLLKVAEFKPGEAVFVSGAAGAVGSLVGQIAKAMGASRVIGSAGTPEKVARLLELGFDAAFNYHDGPVRELLKEAAGEKGIDVYFDNVGGEHLEAALSVLNVGGRVAMCGAISQYNSTEPTPAPRNLMLAIGKQLTLKGFLVGGYWQYMGEFVEKLSGWLADGTVRYDETIVDGLENAPQAFMDLLEGANTGKMLVRL; this comes from the coding sequence ATGAGCAACGAAACCACCACCATCCCCACCACAACCCGCGAGATCCAGCTCGCGTCCCGCCCGCACGGACGTCCCGTGCCGGAGAACTTCCGCCTCGCCGAGTCGGCTCTGCCGGACCTGCAGGACGGGCAGGTCCTGGTCCGCAATCTCTTCATCTCGGTGGACCCCTACATGCGCGGCCGGATGAATGACGTCAAGTCCTACTCCGCGCCGTTCGCCCTGGACGCCGCCATGGAGGGCGGCGCCGTCGGCGAGGTCATCGCCACCCGCTCAGCCGACCGCGAGGTGGGGGACACTGTGGTGCACAGCCTCGGTTGGCGTGAGTACGCCGTCCTGGACGCCGCCGCGACGACGCCCGCCCGCACCGACCTGGCCCCGGCGTCGGCCTTCCTGGGCGCGCTCGGCATGACCGGCCTGACCGCCTACGCCGGGCTGCTCAAGGTCGCCGAATTTAAGCCCGGCGAGGCCGTCTTCGTCTCCGGCGCAGCCGGCGCCGTCGGCTCCCTGGTGGGGCAGATTGCCAAGGCAATGGGTGCCTCCCGGGTGATCGGCAGTGCCGGCACCCCGGAGAAAGTGGCCCGCCTGCTGGAGCTCGGCTTCGACGCCGCCTTCAACTACCACGACGGCCCGGTTCGCGAGCTGCTGAAGGAGGCCGCGGGGGAGAAGGGCATCGACGTCTATTTCGACAACGTCGGCGGCGAGCACCTCGAGGCCGCGCTGTCCGTGCTCAACGTCGGCGGCCGCGTCGCCATGTGCGGCGCCATCTCTCAGTACAACTCCACCGAGCCGACGCCGGCCCCGCGGAACCTCATGCTGGCCATCGGCAAACAGCTGACCCTCAAGGGCTTCCTGGTGGGCGGCTACTGGCAGTACATGGGCGAGTTCGTCGAGAAGCTCTCCGGCTGGCTGGCCGACGGCACCGTCCGTTACGACGAGACCATCGTGGATGGGTTGGAGAACGCCCCGCAGGCCTTCATGGACCTGCTCGAGGGCGCCAACACCGGAAAGATGCTGGTCCGCCTCTGA
- a CDS encoding amidohydrolase — translation MRNYTTEAEPTTLVGPWLEPLLPELTAFRRDLHAHPELSFKEFRTTDQLAKRLEAAGLKPRRLEGTGLTVDVGEGPIATALRGDIDALPIIEETGLPFASKNHGVTHACGHDVHTTTMLGIALVLQQMHESSPLGGTVRIIFQPAEETMPGGAHACIEQGVLEGVPRILALHCDPRIEVGKIGTRIGAITSASDTIKIELTGRGGHTSRPHLTEELVFALAQIAINVPAVLSRRVDVRSGVSVVWGHISAGSAPNAIPASGYMAGTMRCLDREAWHSAGEILDEVVQQIAAPYGVDVHLEHTRGVPPVVNSEHETALIEAAARAEIGESSVVLTPQSMGGEDFAWFLADLPGAMMRLGTKTPGGEEYDLHRGDYILDERALGLGIRVLTAAALRTLRDL, via the coding sequence GTGCGCAATTACACTACTGAAGCTGAGCCAACCACCCTGGTGGGGCCGTGGCTGGAGCCACTCCTGCCGGAGCTGACCGCCTTCCGCCGCGACCTGCATGCGCACCCGGAGCTTTCTTTCAAGGAGTTCCGCACCACCGACCAGCTCGCCAAGCGGCTCGAGGCTGCCGGGCTCAAGCCCCGCCGGCTCGAGGGCACCGGGCTGACGGTCGACGTCGGCGAGGGCCCGATTGCGACGGCGTTGCGCGGCGACATTGACGCGCTGCCCATTATCGAAGAGACCGGGCTGCCGTTCGCGTCCAAGAACCACGGGGTGACGCATGCGTGCGGCCACGACGTCCACACCACCACGATGCTGGGCATCGCCCTGGTCCTGCAGCAGATGCATGAGTCGTCGCCGCTGGGCGGCACGGTGCGCATCATTTTCCAGCCGGCCGAGGAGACCATGCCCGGCGGCGCGCACGCGTGCATCGAACAAGGCGTGCTGGAGGGGGTGCCCAGGATCCTGGCGCTGCACTGCGACCCCCGGATCGAAGTGGGCAAGATCGGCACCCGGATCGGCGCCATCACCTCGGCGTCGGACACCATCAAGATTGAACTGACCGGCCGGGGCGGCCACACGTCGCGTCCGCACCTGACCGAGGAACTGGTCTTTGCGCTGGCCCAGATCGCCATCAATGTCCCGGCCGTGCTGTCCCGCCGTGTCGACGTCCGCAGCGGCGTCTCCGTGGTGTGGGGACACATTTCGGCCGGCTCGGCCCCGAACGCCATCCCGGCGAGCGGCTACATGGCCGGCACCATGCGCTGCCTGGACCGCGAGGCCTGGCACAGCGCGGGGGAGATCCTCGACGAGGTGGTGCAGCAGATCGCGGCGCCCTACGGCGTCGACGTCCACCTGGAACACACCCGCGGCGTTCCGCCGGTGGTGAACTCCGAACACGAAACCGCGCTGATCGAGGCCGCCGCGCGTGCCGAGATCGGCGAGAGCTCGGTGGTGCTGACCCCGCAGTCGATGGGCGGCGAGGACTTCGCCTGGTTCCTGGCCGACCTGCCCGGGGCAATGATGCGGCTGGGCACGAAGACCCCCGGCGGCGAAGAATACGACCTGCACCGCGGCGACTACATCCTGGACGAGCGCGCCCTGGGCCTCGGCATCCGGGTGCTCACCGCCGCCGCGCTCCGCACCCTCCGAGACCTCTAG
- a CDS encoding MarR family winged helix-turn-helix transcriptional regulator, with protein MYSASRAATAAYRPMLDELGLTYPQYLVMMVLWEDQPRGVRELGEELGLDSGTLSPLLKRLESLGYVERRRSTADERRVEVFLTAAGTALSARATGIPQRLADAAGLSAVELDQLRETLGRLTAALQDGR; from the coding sequence ATGTACTCGGCCTCGCGGGCTGCCACAGCCGCTTACCGGCCGATGCTGGACGAGCTCGGACTGACCTACCCGCAATACCTCGTGATGATGGTGCTCTGGGAGGACCAACCGCGCGGCGTCCGCGAGCTGGGCGAGGAGCTCGGCCTCGACTCCGGCACGCTCTCGCCACTGCTCAAGCGGCTCGAATCCCTCGGCTACGTCGAGCGACGGCGGTCCACAGCGGACGAGCGGCGCGTGGAGGTATTCCTCACCGCGGCCGGCACCGCCCTCAGCGCCCGCGCCACCGGCATTCCGCAGCGGCTCGCCGATGCCGCCGGACTTTCCGCCGTGGAGCTTGACCAGCTCCGCGAGACGCTGGGCCGGCTGACCGCTGCGCTGCAGGACGGCCGCTGA
- a CDS encoding succinate dehydrogenase hydrophobic membrane anchor subunit: protein MTATIQSPRSGRIAPQYRRNGSSKGNFEMLAWLFMRLSGVVLVVLIFGHLTVNLLVGEGIHAIDFGFVAGKWADPFWQVWDLAMLWLAMLHGTNGVRTIINDYAEKDATRLWLKIVLYAAAAAIIILGTLVIFTFNPCPVVDGVQLPGGFCPAP, encoded by the coding sequence ATGACTGCAACCATTCAGAGTCCCCGCAGCGGCCGGATTGCACCGCAGTACCGCCGCAACGGCTCCTCCAAGGGCAACTTCGAGATGCTGGCATGGCTGTTCATGCGGCTTTCCGGCGTCGTCCTCGTGGTCCTCATCTTCGGCCACCTGACCGTCAACCTGCTGGTGGGCGAAGGCATCCACGCCATCGACTTCGGCTTCGTCGCCGGCAAGTGGGCCGACCCGTTCTGGCAGGTCTGGGACCTGGCCATGCTGTGGCTCGCCATGCTGCACGGCACCAACGGCGTGCGCACCATCATCAACGACTACGCCGAAAAGGACGCGACGCGCCTTTGGCTGAAGATCGTGCTCTACGCGGCCGCCGCGGCCATCATCATCCTCGGCACCCTGGTGATCTTCACCTTCAACCCGTGCCCAGTGGTTGACGGCGTGCAGCTGCCCGGCGGGTTCTGCCCCGCCCCGTAG
- the sdhA gene encoding succinate dehydrogenase flavoprotein subunit → MQVHKYDVVIVGAGGAGMRAAIESGQRARTAVLTKLYPTRSHTGAAQGGMCAALANVEEDNWEWHTFDTIKGGDYLVDQDAAEVMAKEAIDAVLDLEKMGLPFNRTPEGRIDQRRFGGHTRDHGKAPVRRACYAADRTGHMILQTLYQNCVKHNVEFYNEYYVLDLLTVEEDAVREDGTPYKQKRVAGVVSYDLASGELHVFQAKSVVFASGGAGKVFKTTSNAHTLTGDGMGIAFRRGIPLEDMEFFQFHPTGLAGLGILLSEAARGEGAILRNSEGERFMERYAPTIKDLAPRDIVARSMANEVREGRGCGPNKDYVLLDLTHLEPAHIDAKLPDITEFARTYLGVEPYTEPVPVFPTAHYAMGGIPTNISAEVLQDNDTVVPGLYAAGEVACVSVHGSNRLGTNSLLDINVFGKRAGIAAAEYAKTADFVELPADPEAYTLNLLEHVRTSDGTEKVAQIRKELQDTMDANMQVFRTAETLNQVLKDIASFEERYQRISVQDKGKRFNLDLLEAVELGFLLELAKVMTVAALHREESRGGHFREDFPERDDEKFMKHSMAYKDDHAPADGSAESIAGIRLATKPVVFTRYEPMVRKY, encoded by the coding sequence ATGCAGGTCCATAAGTACGACGTCGTCATTGTCGGTGCCGGTGGCGCTGGCATGCGCGCCGCGATCGAATCCGGTCAGCGTGCGCGAACAGCAGTACTGACCAAGCTTTATCCCACGCGCTCCCACACCGGCGCGGCGCAGGGCGGCATGTGTGCAGCCCTGGCCAACGTCGAGGAAGACAACTGGGAGTGGCACACCTTCGACACCATCAAGGGCGGCGACTACCTGGTGGACCAGGACGCCGCCGAGGTCATGGCGAAGGAAGCGATCGACGCCGTCCTGGACCTGGAAAAGATGGGCCTGCCGTTCAACCGCACGCCCGAGGGCCGGATCGACCAGCGCCGCTTCGGCGGGCACACCCGCGACCACGGCAAGGCTCCGGTCCGCCGCGCCTGCTACGCCGCGGACCGCACCGGCCACATGATCCTGCAGACCCTGTACCAAAACTGCGTCAAGCACAACGTTGAGTTCTACAACGAGTACTACGTGCTCGACCTGCTGACCGTCGAGGAAGACGCGGTCCGCGAGGACGGCACCCCGTACAAGCAGAAGCGCGTGGCCGGCGTCGTCTCCTACGACCTCGCCTCCGGCGAGCTGCACGTTTTCCAGGCCAAGTCCGTGGTTTTCGCCTCCGGCGGCGCCGGCAAGGTCTTCAAGACCACCTCCAACGCCCACACCCTGACCGGCGACGGCATGGGCATCGCGTTCCGCCGCGGCATCCCGTTGGAAGACATGGAGTTCTTCCAGTTCCACCCGACCGGTCTCGCCGGCCTGGGCATCCTGCTCTCCGAGGCTGCCCGCGGCGAAGGCGCGATCCTGCGCAACTCCGAGGGTGAGCGCTTTATGGAGCGCTACGCCCCCACCATCAAGGACCTCGCCCCGCGTGACATCGTGGCCCGCTCCATGGCCAACGAGGTCCGTGAAGGCCGCGGCTGCGGCCCGAACAAGGACTACGTCCTGCTGGACCTGACCCACCTCGAGCCGGCGCACATCGACGCCAAGCTGCCGGACATCACCGAGTTCGCCCGCACCTACCTCGGTGTGGAGCCGTACACGGAGCCGGTTCCGGTCTTCCCGACGGCGCACTACGCCATGGGCGGTATCCCCACCAACATCAGCGCCGAGGTCCTGCAGGACAACGACACCGTTGTCCCCGGCCTCTACGCCGCCGGTGAGGTCGCCTGCGTCTCGGTGCACGGTTCCAACCGCCTGGGCACCAACTCGCTGCTGGACATCAACGTCTTCGGCAAGCGCGCCGGCATCGCCGCCGCGGAATACGCCAAGACCGCGGACTTCGTCGAACTTCCCGCCGATCCCGAGGCGTACACGCTGAACCTGCTGGAGCACGTCCGCACCTCGGACGGCACCGAGAAGGTGGCCCAGATCCGCAAGGAACTGCAGGACACCATGGACGCCAACATGCAGGTGTTCCGCACCGCCGAGACGCTGAACCAGGTCCTGAAGGACATTGCGTCCTTCGAGGAGCGGTACCAGCGCATCAGCGTCCAGGACAAGGGCAAGCGCTTCAACCTGGACCTGCTCGAGGCCGTGGAACTCGGCTTCCTGCTGGAACTGGCCAAGGTCATGACTGTGGCTGCCCTGCACCGCGAGGAATCCCGCGGCGGACACTTCCGCGAGGACTTCCCCGAGCGCGACGACGAAAAATTCATGAAGCACTCCATGGCGTACAAGGATGACCACGCACCGGCGGACGGTTCCGCCGAGTCGATTGCCGGCATCCGGCTTGCCACCAAACCGGTGGTCTTTACGCGCTACGAGCCGATGGTGAGGAAGTACTAA
- a CDS encoding organic hydroperoxide resistance protein, which produces MKTLYTAEALASGEGRDGNAQTSDGKLNVALASPVELGGSGEGTNPEQLFAAGYAACFHSALRLVGRQQKADLTDSAVAAKIHLGALDGGSGYGIAAELEVALPAVDRETAEALVAKAHEVCPYSNATRGNITVDIKILEVAA; this is translated from the coding sequence ATGAAGACCCTCTATACGGCCGAGGCACTGGCCTCCGGCGAAGGACGCGACGGAAACGCGCAGACGTCCGACGGCAAGCTCAACGTCGCACTGGCCAGCCCGGTTGAGCTCGGCGGCAGCGGCGAAGGGACCAACCCCGAGCAGCTCTTCGCCGCCGGGTACGCCGCCTGCTTCCACTCCGCCCTGCGCCTGGTGGGCCGCCAGCAGAAAGCGGACCTGACCGACTCCGCCGTCGCCGCGAAGATCCACCTCGGCGCCCTCGACGGCGGCTCCGGCTACGGCATCGCCGCCGAACTCGAGGTCGCACTGCCGGCCGTGGACCGCGAAACCGCCGAGGCGCTCGTCGCCAAGGCCCATGAGGTCTGCCCTTACTCCAACGCCACCCGAGGCAACATCACCGTAGACATCAAGATCCTGGAGGTCGCCGCATGA
- a CDS encoding mannose-1-phosphate guanylyltransferase: MTTDNMTSHGSPEGDAADSPLDRFIAVIPAGGVGTRLWPLSRAAAPKFLHDLTGSGSTLLRATYDRLEPLAGSRVLVVTGTAHREAVCRQLPEVSEADLVLESEPKDSGAAIGLAAAILYERDPDTIMGSFAADQVISPDELFQDAVREAIHTAAAGKIVTIGIKPTHPSTGFGYIRAGDKLSVAGAPSAHTVVEFVEKPSEEVAQQYLDSGEYVWNAGMFVAPVSLMLKHLEANQPELFAGLQEIAKAWDTPLRDEVTSRVWPTLPKIAIDYAVAEPAAAAGDVAVVPGTFRWDDVGDFASVGRLNSAKEVDDVTVIGAGARVFTENASGVVVTDTKRVIALIGIKDVVIVDTPDALLVTTKANSQRVKAAVDALKASGDTDVL; this comes from the coding sequence ATGACTACAGACAATATGACCAGCCACGGCTCACCCGAGGGCGATGCAGCGGACTCCCCGCTGGACCGCTTTATCGCGGTGATTCCTGCCGGCGGAGTCGGCACCCGGCTCTGGCCGCTGTCCCGGGCCGCTGCCCCGAAGTTCCTGCACGACCTCACCGGGTCCGGCAGCACCCTGCTGCGCGCCACCTATGACCGGCTGGAACCCCTCGCCGGCAGCCGCGTGTTGGTCGTCACCGGAACCGCACACCGCGAGGCCGTGTGCCGCCAGCTGCCCGAGGTGTCCGAGGCGGACCTGGTCCTGGAGAGCGAGCCCAAGGATTCCGGGGCGGCCATCGGGCTCGCCGCCGCCATCCTGTACGAGCGCGACCCGGACACCATCATGGGGTCCTTCGCCGCGGACCAGGTCATCAGCCCTGACGAACTGTTCCAGGACGCCGTCCGCGAGGCGATCCACACCGCGGCCGCCGGCAAGATCGTGACGATCGGCATCAAGCCCACCCACCCCTCCACCGGGTTCGGCTACATCCGCGCCGGCGACAAGCTGAGTGTGGCAGGTGCCCCGAGCGCCCACACGGTCGTCGAGTTCGTCGAGAAGCCCAGCGAGGAAGTCGCCCAGCAGTACCTGGACAGCGGCGAGTACGTCTGGAACGCCGGCATGTTCGTCGCGCCGGTCTCGCTTATGCTCAAGCACCTGGAAGCCAACCAGCCGGAGCTGTTCGCGGGCCTGCAGGAAATCGCCAAGGCCTGGGACACCCCGCTGCGCGACGAGGTCACCTCCCGCGTCTGGCCCACGCTGCCCAAGATCGCCATCGACTACGCGGTCGCCGAGCCGGCCGCCGCGGCCGGGGACGTCGCCGTCGTGCCCGGCACCTTCCGCTGGGACGACGTCGGAGACTTCGCCTCCGTGGGCCGCCTCAACAGCGCCAAGGAAGTCGACGACGTCACCGTGATCGGCGCGGGCGCCCGCGTCTTCACCGAAAACGCCAGCGGTGTGGTGGTCACCGACACCAAGCGCGTGATCGCACTGATCGGCATCAAAGACGTCGTGATCGTGGATACCCCGGATGCGCTGCTCGTCACCACAAAGGCGAACTCCCAGCGGGTCAAGGCCGCGGTGGACGCGCTCAAGGCCAGCGGCGACACGGACGTGCTCTAG